In a genomic window of Tissierella sp. Yu-01:
- the yedE gene encoding YedE family putative selenium transporter, whose translation MGSKRKMFITGGIIGIVAAILMKFGNPGNMGMCIACFWRDIAGALGLHRAAVVQYIRPEIIGIIFGAFIISYLTGDFKVRGGSSPLIRFVFGFFLMIGALVFLGCPLRMIIRLANGDLNALVGLVGYVFGIFIGVQFLKKGYSLGKNYEQSKVAGFFFPIFALVLLIFLVVRPAFILFSTEGPGSMGAPVILSLALGAVVGVCLQRSRICTAGGFRDLILIKDSHFLWGILGIFVFTLIGNLILNFNKFNLGFIEQPIAHNDFLFNFLGMTLVGLCSVLLGGCPIRQTILASQGDTDAGITVIGLIVGAAFAHNFGLAASGTGVPVNGKIAVIIGIVFVLFVAYGIVLGNNKKVSKDAKGVSANV comes from the coding sequence ATGGGCAGTAAACGAAAAATGTTTATCACTGGTGGCATCATTGGAATTGTAGCTGCAATTCTTATGAAGTTTGGTAACCCTGGAAATATGGGTATGTGTATAGCATGTTTCTGGAGAGATATTGCAGGGGCACTTGGCTTACATAGGGCTGCAGTAGTTCAGTACATAAGACCAGAGATTATAGGTATTATCTTTGGCGCTTTTATAATTTCTTATTTAACAGGGGACTTCAAGGTAAGAGGTGGATCATCTCCTCTTATAAGATTTGTTTTTGGGTTCTTTCTAATGATTGGAGCCTTAGTGTTTTTAGGATGTCCTTTAAGAATGATTATTAGGCTTGCCAATGGCGATTTAAATGCATTAGTTGGATTAGTTGGGTATGTATTTGGTATCTTTATTGGAGTACAGTTTCTTAAAAAAGGATATTCCCTTGGTAAAAACTACGAGCAATCTAAAGTTGCAGGATTTTTCTTTCCTATCTTTGCATTAGTTTTACTTATTTTTTTAGTAGTTAGACCTGCATTCATATTATTCAGTACAGAAGGTCCTGGCTCAATGGGCGCTCCAGTTATACTTTCATTGGCTTTAGGTGCAGTTGTAGGTGTTTGTCTACAAAGAAGCAGAATTTGTACAGCTGGTGGTTTTAGAGATTTAATACTAATTAAGGATTCCCATTTTCTATGGGGTATATTAGGAATATTTGTATTTACACTAATAGGTAATTTAATTCTTAATTTTAACAAGTTTAATCTAGGGTTTATTGAACAACCTATAGCACATAATGACTTCTTATTTAACTTCCTAGGTATGACTCTTGTTGGACTATGTTCAGTACTTCTTGGTGGATGTCCAATAAGACAAACAATTTTAGCTAGTCAAGGGGACACTGATGCAGGCATAACAGTTATTGGTTTAATCGTTGGTGCTGCTTTTGCTCACAATTTTGGTTTAGCAGCAAGTGGTACTGGGGTTCCTGTTAATGGTAAAATTGCTGTTATTATTGGCATTGTCTTTGTTTTATTTGTGGCCTACGGGATAGTTTTAGGTAATAATAAAAAAGTAAGTAAAGATGCAAAGGGGGTATCAGCAAATGTCTAA
- a CDS encoding sulfurtransferase TusA family protein, whose protein sequence is MSKIIDARGRSCPEPVIMTKNALDTENEGIKVLVDTNVAVENITRFAEGKGYKVEVTENSDDYEINIIR, encoded by the coding sequence ATGTCTAAGATTATAGACGCTAGAGGAAGATCTTGTCCAGAACCAGTAATCATGACTAAAAATGCACTAGATACTGAAAATGAAGGTATCAAAGTATTAGTCGATACTAATGTTGCTGTTGAAAATATTACACGTTTTGCTGAGGGTAAAGGTTATAAGGTAGAAGTTACAGAAAATAGTGATGACTACGAAATAAATATTATCAGGTAG
- a CDS encoding DUF3343 domain-containing protein, protein MEDIFCVVTFEITQHALIFEKYLKDNNLYVKLMPVPRQLSTSCGIAAYVNCDEKDSISALCKDKSIIIGEFHELKTNKKNLWFMKHLKSKT, encoded by the coding sequence ATGGAAGACATATTTTGTGTAGTGACATTCGAAATTACTCAGCATGCTTTGATATTTGAAAAATATTTGAAGGATAATAATTTGTATGTAAAATTAATGCCAGTACCAAGGCAACTTAGTACAAGCTGTGGAATTGCAGCTTATGTAAATTGTGACGAAAAAGATTCTATCTCAGCATTATGTAAAGATAAAAGCATCATTATAGGTGAATTCCATGAACTAAAAACTAATAAAAAAAATTTATGGTTTATGAAACATCTCAAAAGTAAGACTTAA
- a CDS encoding FAD-dependent protein, producing the protein MKYDVIIIGAGPCGIFTALEMKKINPDTSILLLEKGNSIKKRICPKRKTGVCVGCKPCNITTGFAGAGAYSDGKLSLSPDVGGNLPQYLGYDETQKLINYVDDIYLQFGADDVIYGVDKKEEIRNIRRKAINANLKLVECPIRHMGTEEGYNIYSRIQGHLEQLGVELKFRNPVKNIIIDENNTIKGVIADQEYYSDKVVVAVGREGSDWLKDLCTEHDILTTTGDVDIGVRVETRNEIMEELNNAMYESKLIYYTHTFDDKVRTFCSNPGGEVSTEYYDDNLAVVNGHSYKSDEFKSDNTNFSILVTKHFTKPFNSPIEYGKHIAQLGNMLSGNKVLVQRYGDFKRGRRTTEERLMRNNIIPTLKDAVPGDLSLVLPYRILKGIDEMIIAHDQVTPGLASDETLLYGVEVKFYSNKVIVDKDFQTNIKGLYAGGDGAGLTRGLMQASVNGVVLAKILTNGK; encoded by the coding sequence ATGAAATATGATGTGATTATAATCGGGGCTGGCCCATGTGGTATATTTACAGCTTTGGAAATGAAAAAAATCAATCCTGATACTTCAATTTTATTATTGGAAAAGGGAAATTCCATTAAAAAGAGAATCTGTCCAAAGAGAAAAACAGGTGTATGTGTAGGCTGTAAGCCTTGTAATATAACTACGGGATTTGCTGGTGCAGGAGCATATTCTGATGGAAAACTATCTCTATCCCCAGATGTAGGGGGTAACCTTCCACAGTACTTAGGCTATGATGAAACGCAAAAGCTCATAAATTATGTTGATGATATTTATTTACAATTTGGTGCAGATGATGTCATCTATGGAGTAGATAAAAAAGAAGAAATTAGAAACATAAGAAGAAAAGCTATTAATGCAAATTTAAAACTTGTTGAATGCCCTATTAGACATATGGGTACTGAAGAGGGATACAATATATACTCTAGAATTCAAGGTCATTTAGAACAGCTAGGCGTAGAATTGAAATTTAGAAATCCTGTAAAAAATATTATTATAGATGAGAATAATACTATTAAAGGTGTAATAGCTGATCAAGAGTATTATTCCGATAAGGTTGTTGTAGCAGTAGGACGTGAAGGTTCAGATTGGCTTAAGGATTTATGTACAGAACATGATATTCTTACTACTACAGGAGATGTAGATATTGGTGTTAGAGTAGAGACTAGAAATGAAATAATGGAAGAATTAAATAATGCCATGTATGAAAGTAAACTTATATATTATACTCATACATTTGATGATAAGGTAAGGACCTTTTGCTCAAATCCTGGTGGAGAAGTTTCAACAGAATACTATGATGACAATTTGGCAGTTGTAAATGGCCATAGCTATAAATCAGATGAATTTAAATCAGATAATACAAATTTTTCAATTTTAGTTACTAAGCATTTTACTAAACCTTTTAACTCCCCTATTGAATATGGAAAACATATTGCACAGCTTGGAAATATGTTATCTGGAAATAAGGTATTGGTACAAAGATATGGCGATTTTAAAAGAGGTAGAAGAACAACAGAAGAAAGATTGATGAGAAACAACATTATTCCAACTCTAAAAGATGCAGTACCTGGAGATTTAAGTTTAGTACTACCATATAGAATATTAAAAGGCATTGATGAAATGATAATTGCTCATGATCAAGTAACTCCGGGACTTGCCAGTGATGAAACTCTACTTTATGGTGTTGAGGTGAAATTTTACTCTAATAAAGTCATTGTGGATAAGGACTTCCAAACAAATATCAAAGGCTTATATGCAGGTGGAGATGGAGCAGGACTAACAAGAGGTTTAATGCAAGCCAGCGTAAACGGAGTGGTTTTGGCAAAAATTTTAACAAATGGAAAATAA